The sequence TGGAAAGTAAACTTTTATGTTACATATTAGAAGATGAAGTGGCAGCGGTTAATATATTAAAAAAGCATATTGAAAAACTATCTGACATCGTGGACTTAGTAGGGTACACATCTGATTTTTTAGTGGCAAAATCTATTCTGGATAGCATAAAAATCGATATATTATTTCTGGATATTAGGTTACCCAAAACCACAGGATTCAAATTTCTGGATCTCTTACAAAGAAAACCCCAAATAATATTAACAACAGCTCATACAGATTATGCCTCTGAATCTTATGAATATAATGCTGTAGACTACTTAATGAAACCCATTAGCTTTGAAAAGTTTGAAAAAGCGGTATTTAAGGCAATTGGGAAACAAGATATTAACAGCAATACTATACAAAAAAGTTTGCTGCCAAAAAACAAGAAGTATGTATTAATAAAAAATAGCGAGAATAATAGAATATTGAAAGTCAATTTTAAGGAAATAATATACCTAGAATCAAAAAACAAATCAACAATTTTCAAAACTATAAATCAAGATATCCAATCTAGTTATGTATTGGGTCAATGGGAAAGAAATTTACCGGAAAATGATTTTTTAAGAATACACAAATCAT is a genomic window of Chitinophaga sp. LS1 containing:
- a CDS encoding LytTR family DNA-binding domain-containing protein translates to MESKLLCYILEDEVAAVNILKKHIEKLSDIVDLVGYTSDFLVAKSILDSIKIDILFLDIRLPKTTGFKFLDLLQRKPQIILTTAHTDYASESYEYNAVDYLMKPISFEKFEKAVFKAIGKQDINSNTIQKSLLPKNKKYVLIKNSENNRILKVNFKEIIYLESKNKSTIFKTINQDIQSSYVLGQWERNLPENDFLRIHKSYIINVNFIESIEKGKGNIKLANIDKPFPIGDQYKIKFQNHIDNNSVQL